GCTCTATCTGACTTCTAGCGGTGGCGGACATACGACCGGGGCCACCGTCGTGGTCGATGACGGGCAGTCGATATAACGGCAATTTAATTGATAATATAGGAGGCGGTTCCATGGAAGTTGTCGCGGAGGGCTTGCTGTTTCCCGAAGGTCCGGTGGCGCTGCCGGACGGATCGGTTCTCGTCGTCGAAACGCAGCGCGGCACGTTGAGCCGCGTGGCGCCCACGGGTGACATCAACATTGTTGCCGAACTGGGCGGTGGACCCAATGGTGCCGCCCTTGGGCCGGATGGCTGGGTCTATATCTGCAACAATGGCGGCTTTGAATGGCACGACCATGGCGGTGCGCTGATCCCGGGCGATCTGCCGGTCGACTATATCGGCGGCTCGATCCAGCGCGTGCATCTCGACTCGGGAGCGGTGGAAACGCTCTATACCGAATGCGACGGCCGCTCCTTGCGTGGCCCCAATGATCTGGTGTTCGATGCCCACGGCGGCTTCTGGTTCACCGATCATGGCAAGGCGACAGCGGATGGTCATGATCATGGCCGGATATTCTATGCAAAGGCTGACGGATCGGCCATTTCCTGCGCGCTCGATCGGTTGCACGGTCCCAATGGCATCGGCCTGTCGCCCGACGGCGCGACGCTATATTTCGCAGAGACACCGACCGCGCGGTTTTGGGCGTGCGACGTGGTGGCCCCCGGTCGGCTCGGTCCCGCGCCCGCACCCTGGATGCCCGCGCGCCTGGTCGCGACCATGCCGGGTTATCAGCTGTTCGACAGCCTCAAGGTCGAGGCTGACGGCCATGTCTGTGTCGGTACGCTGATCAACGGCGGCATTACGATCTTTGAAGAATCAGGCGCCAGCGAACATCTCGCCTTCCCGGAACTGGCTATCACCAATCTCTGCTTTGGTGGTGAGGACATGCGCGATGTCTGGGCAACCGCGTCCAGTTCGGGGCGGCTTTATCGCACCCGTTGGGCGCGCCCGGGGCTGTTGCTGGAATATCAATCCGGCACACAAAGCGTCTAATTTAATGATTATTCTTGTCAGATATATTGACAAATAATTTTACAAAATGCACTCCTTTCCGCGTAACGCCAACAGGTCAAAACAGAGAGGGTGAAGATGAAGGTTTCTGCGCAATTGCAGGCGGGAGCAGCGCTGCTCGCATTCGCGATGGTGCCG
This window of the Sphingobium sp. EM0848 genome carries:
- a CDS encoding SMP-30/gluconolactonase/LRE family protein; this translates as MEVVAEGLLFPEGPVALPDGSVLVVETQRGTLSRVAPTGDINIVAELGGGPNGAALGPDGWVYICNNGGFEWHDHGGALIPGDLPVDYIGGSIQRVHLDSGAVETLYTECDGRSLRGPNDLVFDAHGGFWFTDHGKATADGHDHGRIFYAKADGSAISCALDRLHGPNGIGLSPDGATLYFAETPTARFWACDVVAPGRLGPAPAPWMPARLVATMPGYQLFDSLKVEADGHVCVGTLINGGITIFEESGASEHLAFPELAITNLCFGGEDMRDVWATASSSGRLYRTRWARPGLLLEYQSGTQSV